A portion of the Sabethes cyaneus chromosome 3, idSabCyanKW18_F2, whole genome shotgun sequence genome contains these proteins:
- the LOC128741758 gene encoding YTH domain-containing family protein isoform X1, with protein sequence MSTVSDQRMKGQGNHGNDYNNSWGSQQMNHGHAGAGAGGHSQRKPYDDYYHRNQGVYQGHDGIKNVEQGMQGLGLGSMHHDRDANHHHASGNSLSKSDQHHQQQKEAPKKMTWASIASQPPKPQVNTTSTTVKKKGPGMPPPPMVPGKHNMDIGTWDSPSKNGSGTIVPTPTPPAIVPPPVVEPSPLAEQPAGKGSNSAAAMMGGGQVGGSGGHHQHHQQQVQYGHQQNMAPPAGAHNSRWPTPGQAQNSLPQQPTPQQSNQAAGGSGGGMMPQQQHHPQRSDHRQYQSTGGPHQNNSRNFSGPPPSVNQGGSGGQGYHQPPPFHHQPPSMQHQSHSRQNQNHHGPPPTVHHHQQQPQQQPHGERGSYQQPPPQHQRHPQDDRRGLVNNGPNNYHDNSASQQQQQQQQQQQQPSALQQPQPTVQQQQQQQQQPQQQQQSQLQQPPPVASPHSPTPASGAADPSGAAVPAPIPNALQNKNNYNPPTLDMLDTAHLARFFVIKSYSEDDIHRSIKYEIWCSTEHGNQRLDQAYREREEKGGMVYLFFSVNGSGHFCGIAQMMTAVDYNSNSSVWSQDKWKGTFKVRWIYVKDVPNGQLRHVRLENNENKPITNSRDTQEVPNAKGLQALKIIHNYKHTMSIFDDFIHYEKRQLEEDTKKHDVPAQGGQQYRSQQYGGSYDSGPGKYNSYNKYNDRDGNGDGYNSRGGYDSRGYQGGYSKGYGGYNNRGPYNQDGGRGGYQSYDRRNNNSNNSGNGSNSGDDREGSNYPERSRDDGGNGGYHQRSGGSGGGYGRPNRDYYGRDDNRGRTDYRGDGGADGGYRSSRSGGGGGADRGGSDAEGDNNGGGYRGGSRDHYRPRNDLGSRGSRVAPPNARSTAASANPSVNAVSSAGSYRNSNSSAGGGGGGGSGGSAGDSGEGQQN encoded by the exons ATGTCAACCGTGTCAGATCAG CGGATGAAAGGACAAGGAAATCACG GAAATGATTACAATAATTCATGGGGATCACAACAAATGAACCACGGTCatgctggtgctggtgccggAGGACATTCGCAGAGAAAACCGTACGATGATTACTACCACCGGAATCAGGGAGTCTACCAGGGTCACGATGGAATTAAG AATGTTGAGCAAGGAATGCAGGGACTCGGCCTCGGCTCGATGCACCACGACAGAGACGCAAACCATCATCATGCCAGCGGCAATTCACTATCCAAATCTGATCAACATCACCAGCAGCAAAAGGAAGCTCCCAAAAAGATGACCTGGGCTTCGATTGCGTCGCAACCGCCTAAACCGCAAGTGAACACCACTAGTACGACGGTGAAGAAGAAGGGCCCTGGAATGCCCCCACCACCGATGGTTCCTGGTAAACACAACATGGATATAGGCACTTGGGATTCGCCTTCGAAGAATGGATCGGGCACCATAGTTCCGACGCCAACACCGCCGGCTATCGTTCCACCACCCGTGGTGGAGCCATCTCCACTGGCCGAGCAACCAGCTGGGAAGGGATCGAATAGTGCGGCTGCTATGATGGGTGGTGGCCAGGTCGGTGGAAGCGGCGGTCACCATCAGCATCACCAGCAGCAAGTTCAGTATGGACACCAGCAAAATATGGCACCGCCTGCGGGAGCGCATAATTCCCGTTGGCCTACCCCTGGTCAGGCCCAGAATTCACTGCCCCAGCAGCCCACACCACAGCAATCGAATCAAGCTGCTGGTGGAAGCGGAGGAGGCATGAtgccgcagcagcagcatcatccCCAGCGATCCGATCATCGCCAATATCAATCGACTGGCGGGCCACATCAAAACAATAGCCGAAACTTTTCCGGACCGCCACCATCGGTGAATCAGGGAGGAAGCGGTGGACAAGGATATCACCAGCCTCCTCCGTTCCATCATCAACCGCCTTCAATGCAACATCAGTCGCATTCTCGACAAAATCAGAATCATCACGGTCCGCCTCCAACGGtgcatcatcatcaacaacaaCCGCAACAGCAGCCACACGGTGAACGAGGAAGCTACCAGCAACCTCCTCCCCAGCATCAGCGTCATCCTCAGGACGATCGAAGGGGATTAGTGAACAATGGGCCCAATAATTATCATGATAATTCAGCgtctcaacaacaacaacaacagcagcagcagcagcagcagccatctGCCTTGCAGCAACCGCAACCAACGgttcaacaacagcagcagcagcaacagcagccgcaacaacaacaacaatcccAGCTCCAGCAACCGCCACCGGTTGCATCACCGCACTCTCCTACGCCAGCCAGCGGTGCAGCGGACCCGAGTGGTGCCGCAGTTCCGGCCCCGATACCGAACGCATTGCAGAACAAAAACAACTACAATCCGCCCACACTCGATATGCTGGACACTGCGCACCTAGCTAG ATTCTTCGTAATTAAATCCTACTCGGAGGATGACATCCACCGAAGCATCAAGTACGAAATCTGGTGCTCAACCGAGCATGGCAATCAGCGGCTGGATCAGGCGTACCGCGAGCGCGAGGAGAAAGGTGGCATGGTGTATCTGTTCTTCTCGGTTAACGGTTCCGGTCACTTTTGCGGAATCGCGCAAATGATGACGGCAGTGGATTACAATTCGAATTCGAGCGTTTGGTCGCAGGACAAATGGAAGGGCACCTTCAAGGTGCGCTGGATCTACGTAAAGGATGTACCGAATGGACAGCTGCGACACGTCCGATTGGAGAACAATGAAAACAAACCGATCACGAACTCACGAGACACGCAGGAGGTGCCGAATGCGAAGGGGCTGCAAGCGCTGAAAATTATTCACAACTACAAACATACGATGTCGATATTCGACGATTTTATCCACTACGAGAAACGGCAGCTAGAGGAGGACACCAAGAAGCATGACGTGCCTGCTCAGGGTGGTCAACAGTATCGATCGCAGCAGTACGGTGGTAGTTACGACAGTGGCCCCGGCAAGTATAACAGCTACAACAAGTATAACGATCGAGATGGCAACGGTGATGGTTACAATTCTCGCGGAGGATACGACAGTCGCGGTTATCAAGGGGGGTACAGCAAGGGTTATG GTGGGTATAACAACCGTGGCCCGTACAACCAGGATGGTGGTAGGGGAGGCTATCAAAGCTATGACAGACGCAACAATAATAGCAACAATAGCGGTAACGGTAGCAATAGCGGTGACGATCGGGAGGGCAGTAATTATCCTGAGCGCTCGCGGGACGATGGCGGTAACGGCGGTTATCACCAGCGTAGCGGCGGCAGCGGTGGCGGCTATGGTCGCCCCAATCGGGATTATTACGGACGGGATGACAACCGTGGCCGCACCGATTACCGTGGCGACGGAGGCGCCGATGGTGGTTACAGGTCGTCACGCTCCGGAGGAGGCGGTGGCGCCGATCGTGGTGGTTCGGACGCCGAAGGCGACAACAATGGTGGTGGCTATCGAGGCGGTTCGAGAGACCACTATCGG CCCCGTAATGACCTCGGCAGTCGCGGATCGCGGGTCGCTCCTCCGAATGCCCGCAGCACAGCTGCCAGCGCCAATCCGTCAGTAAACGCAGTATCATCCGCGGGCTCCTATCGCAACAGTAACAGCAGCGCTGGAGGAGGCGGTGGCGGCGGCAGCGGTGGTAGCGCTGGCGATAGCGGCGAAGGTCAGCAGAATTGA
- the LOC128741758 gene encoding YTH domain-containing family protein isoform X2 has product MSTVSDQRMKGQGNHGNDYNNSWGSQQMNHGHAGAGAGGHSQRKPYDDYYHRNQGVYQGHDGIKNVEQGMQGLGLGSMHHDRDANHHHASGNSLSKSDQHHQQQKEAPKKMTWASIASQPPKPQVNTTSTTVKKKGPGMPPPPMVPGKHNMDIGTWDSPSKNGSGTIVPTPTPPAIVPPPVVEPSPLAEQPAGKGSNSAAAMMGGGQVGGSGGHHQHHQQQVQYGHQQNMAPPAGAHNSRWPTPGQAQNSLPQQPTPQQSNQAAGGSGGGMMPQQQHHPQRSDHRQYQSTGGPHQNNSRNFSGPPPSVNQGGSGGQGYHQPPPFHHQPPSMQHQSHSRQNQNHHGPPPTVHHHQQQPQQQPHGERGSYQQPPPQHQRHPQDDRRGLVNNGPNNYHDNSASQQQQQQQQQQQQPSALQQPQPTVQQQQQQQQQPQQQQQSQLQQPPPVASPHSPTPASGAADPSGAAVPAPIPNALQNKNNYNPPTLDMLDTAHLARFFVIKSYSEDDIHRSIKYEIWCSTEHGNQRLDQAYREREEKGGMVYLFFSVNGSGHFCGIAQMMTAVDYNSNSSVWSQDKWKGTFKVRWIYVKDVPNGQLRHVRLENNENKPITNSRDTQEVPNAKGLQALKIIHNYKHTMSIFDDFIHYEKRQLEEDTKKHDVPAQGGQQYRSQQYGGSYDSGPGKYNSYNKYNDRDGNGDGYNSRGGYDSRGYQGGYSKGYGGYNNRGPYNQDGGRGGYQSYDRRNNNSNNSGNGSNSGDDREGSNYPERSRDDGGNGGYHQRSGGSGGGYGRPNRDYYGRDDNRGRTDYRGDGGADGGYRSSRSGGGGGADRGGSDAEGDNNGGGYRGGSRDHYRK; this is encoded by the exons ATGTCAACCGTGTCAGATCAG CGGATGAAAGGACAAGGAAATCACG GAAATGATTACAATAATTCATGGGGATCACAACAAATGAACCACGGTCatgctggtgctggtgccggAGGACATTCGCAGAGAAAACCGTACGATGATTACTACCACCGGAATCAGGGAGTCTACCAGGGTCACGATGGAATTAAG AATGTTGAGCAAGGAATGCAGGGACTCGGCCTCGGCTCGATGCACCACGACAGAGACGCAAACCATCATCATGCCAGCGGCAATTCACTATCCAAATCTGATCAACATCACCAGCAGCAAAAGGAAGCTCCCAAAAAGATGACCTGGGCTTCGATTGCGTCGCAACCGCCTAAACCGCAAGTGAACACCACTAGTACGACGGTGAAGAAGAAGGGCCCTGGAATGCCCCCACCACCGATGGTTCCTGGTAAACACAACATGGATATAGGCACTTGGGATTCGCCTTCGAAGAATGGATCGGGCACCATAGTTCCGACGCCAACACCGCCGGCTATCGTTCCACCACCCGTGGTGGAGCCATCTCCACTGGCCGAGCAACCAGCTGGGAAGGGATCGAATAGTGCGGCTGCTATGATGGGTGGTGGCCAGGTCGGTGGAAGCGGCGGTCACCATCAGCATCACCAGCAGCAAGTTCAGTATGGACACCAGCAAAATATGGCACCGCCTGCGGGAGCGCATAATTCCCGTTGGCCTACCCCTGGTCAGGCCCAGAATTCACTGCCCCAGCAGCCCACACCACAGCAATCGAATCAAGCTGCTGGTGGAAGCGGAGGAGGCATGAtgccgcagcagcagcatcatccCCAGCGATCCGATCATCGCCAATATCAATCGACTGGCGGGCCACATCAAAACAATAGCCGAAACTTTTCCGGACCGCCACCATCGGTGAATCAGGGAGGAAGCGGTGGACAAGGATATCACCAGCCTCCTCCGTTCCATCATCAACCGCCTTCAATGCAACATCAGTCGCATTCTCGACAAAATCAGAATCATCACGGTCCGCCTCCAACGGtgcatcatcatcaacaacaaCCGCAACAGCAGCCACACGGTGAACGAGGAAGCTACCAGCAACCTCCTCCCCAGCATCAGCGTCATCCTCAGGACGATCGAAGGGGATTAGTGAACAATGGGCCCAATAATTATCATGATAATTCAGCgtctcaacaacaacaacaacagcagcagcagcagcagcagccatctGCCTTGCAGCAACCGCAACCAACGgttcaacaacagcagcagcagcaacagcagccgcaacaacaacaacaatcccAGCTCCAGCAACCGCCACCGGTTGCATCACCGCACTCTCCTACGCCAGCCAGCGGTGCAGCGGACCCGAGTGGTGCCGCAGTTCCGGCCCCGATACCGAACGCATTGCAGAACAAAAACAACTACAATCCGCCCACACTCGATATGCTGGACACTGCGCACCTAGCTAG ATTCTTCGTAATTAAATCCTACTCGGAGGATGACATCCACCGAAGCATCAAGTACGAAATCTGGTGCTCAACCGAGCATGGCAATCAGCGGCTGGATCAGGCGTACCGCGAGCGCGAGGAGAAAGGTGGCATGGTGTATCTGTTCTTCTCGGTTAACGGTTCCGGTCACTTTTGCGGAATCGCGCAAATGATGACGGCAGTGGATTACAATTCGAATTCGAGCGTTTGGTCGCAGGACAAATGGAAGGGCACCTTCAAGGTGCGCTGGATCTACGTAAAGGATGTACCGAATGGACAGCTGCGACACGTCCGATTGGAGAACAATGAAAACAAACCGATCACGAACTCACGAGACACGCAGGAGGTGCCGAATGCGAAGGGGCTGCAAGCGCTGAAAATTATTCACAACTACAAACATACGATGTCGATATTCGACGATTTTATCCACTACGAGAAACGGCAGCTAGAGGAGGACACCAAGAAGCATGACGTGCCTGCTCAGGGTGGTCAACAGTATCGATCGCAGCAGTACGGTGGTAGTTACGACAGTGGCCCCGGCAAGTATAACAGCTACAACAAGTATAACGATCGAGATGGCAACGGTGATGGTTACAATTCTCGCGGAGGATACGACAGTCGCGGTTATCAAGGGGGGTACAGCAAGGGTTATG GTGGGTATAACAACCGTGGCCCGTACAACCAGGATGGTGGTAGGGGAGGCTATCAAAGCTATGACAGACGCAACAATAATAGCAACAATAGCGGTAACGGTAGCAATAGCGGTGACGATCGGGAGGGCAGTAATTATCCTGAGCGCTCGCGGGACGATGGCGGTAACGGCGGTTATCACCAGCGTAGCGGCGGCAGCGGTGGCGGCTATGGTCGCCCCAATCGGGATTATTACGGACGGGATGACAACCGTGGCCGCACCGATTACCGTGGCGACGGAGGCGCCGATGGTGGTTACAGGTCGTCACGCTCCGGAGGAGGCGGTGGCGCCGATCGTGGTGGTTCGGACGCCGAAGGCGACAACAATGGTGGTGGCTATCGAGGCGGTTCGAGAGACCACTATCGG aaataa